The Trichoderma atroviride chromosome 5, complete sequence genome contains a region encoding:
- a CDS encoding uncharacterized protein (EggNog:ENOG41) — MAQLAPPSYEEREFYYYGLPSRPRLVARSSSSSEPWVSPQMPEPTTWRGSTSNMYPRMLRPAKGDPALHQQWNNAASSLRIQIIEAVNAVDWTAIDILSVGLEKEEAKYHNTLLIAVKSNSLSWSRGNTLALRCKAILEEHGIRDMHCEIRESDVILLTDASSPQPPPPACGAESI, encoded by the coding sequence ATGGCACAACTTGCTCCTCCCAGCTACGAAGAGCGCGAGTTCTACTACTACGGGCTTCCTTCTCGCCCCAGGCTCGTCGCTcgctcaagctcaagctcagaACCTTGGGTGAGCCCCCAGATGCCTGAACCCACCACGTGGAGAGGGTCTACCTCCAACATGTATCCCAGAATGCTTCGACCCGCCAAAGGAGACCCAGCACTGCACCAGCAGTGGAATAATGCAGCATCTTCGCTTCGGATCCAGATAATAGAAGCTGTTAACGCAGTGGATTGGACTGCTATTGATATTTTGTCGGTTGGTctggagaaagaagaggccaaaTACCATAATACGCTTTTGATAGCTGTCAAGTCAAATTCACTGTCTTGGAGCCGCGGTAATACTCTTGCACTACGATGCAAAGCAATCTTGGAAGAGCATGGCATCAGGGACATGCATTGCGAGATACGAGAGTCGGATGTTATTCTTTTGACAGATGCATCCTCGCCACAACCTCCCCCGCCAGCTTGTGGTGCAGAATCCATTTAA